In Sporosarcina psychrophila, a genomic segment contains:
- a CDS encoding ABC transporter substrate-binding protein, protein MYTQENHHWGQRLRLIVPLVLFLILIVLSACGATEKASNSGATDKVESDQNSGANTNSTTKTIATVNGEIEIPIKPQRIVAEEYLGSLIALDVIPVGAPELTINNYYFENELLGVSDTGVYGSPSAESILALNPDLIITGNGESYEILSKIAPTIVIPYGDLKNAHEELTFFGQLLGKEKEAEVWLNNYDQQIADAKAKVDAAIGKDASFSIMEDIDKSTYVYGDNFGRGGQPVYQALGRKPPSVIADEIMEKQWAELSAEMLESYAGDYIILTSNSRTVADFEADPVWGSLPAVKNGHLYVWPEERSWYYDPIAVLAQTEELVTWLTSLEK, encoded by the coding sequence TTGTATACACAAGAAAACCATCATTGGGGGCAGAGGCTGAGGCTAATTGTTCCGTTAGTATTATTTCTAATCTTGATAGTCCTTTCCGCTTGCGGAGCGACAGAGAAAGCTTCAAATAGCGGAGCGACCGATAAAGTGGAATCGGACCAAAATTCAGGAGCTAACACGAACAGCACTACGAAAACTATTGCTACAGTAAATGGAGAGATTGAAATTCCTATCAAACCGCAACGTATTGTAGCAGAGGAATACCTTGGCAGTCTGATTGCCTTAGATGTTATACCAGTGGGAGCACCGGAACTGACAATTAATAACTATTATTTTGAAAATGAACTTTTGGGTGTTTCTGATACTGGAGTTTACGGAAGTCCGTCTGCTGAAAGTATTCTCGCCCTTAACCCGGATCTTATCATTACTGGAAATGGAGAGAGCTATGAGATTTTAAGCAAAATCGCTCCAACAATCGTTATTCCATATGGTGATTTGAAAAATGCTCACGAGGAACTGACCTTTTTCGGTCAACTACTTGGTAAAGAAAAGGAAGCAGAAGTTTGGCTAAATAATTATGACCAGCAAATTGCAGACGCTAAAGCTAAGGTTGATGCAGCTATCGGCAAAGATGCAAGTTTCTCGATTATGGAGGACATTGACAAATCAACATATGTATACGGTGATAATTTCGGCCGTGGCGGACAGCCAGTCTACCAAGCACTAGGACGCAAACCACCTAGCGTTATTGCCGATGAAATTATGGAGAAGCAATGGGCCGAACTCTCGGCGGAAATGTTAGAAAGTTACGCAGGTGATTATATCATTTTGACTTCCAACAGTCGAACAGTTGCCGATTTTGAAGCAGATCCTGTTTGGGGCAGCCTGCCAGCGGTCAAGAATGGTCACCTCTATGTATGGCCAGAGGAACGTTCATGGTATTATGATCCGATTGCTGTCCTTGCTCAGACAGAAGAGCTTGTAACTTGGCTCACTAGTTTAGAAAAATAG
- a CDS encoding ABC transporter substrate-binding protein, with the protein MANHLSKHNISLSHTYYYPVSIANWEGSLPCIDEEMTRFPCILVIINGSGLLDLQEQQYELSRGCVMLWHNSHELKVSTQLHTSFKGTLISYRCLTSDGIQPNVLKHPEPLRNCSLNILSLTAELERASKQLSERKPFQFQQLFVELLAVLYDELEGQQQKNNAWMEQVLHYVDTHFHEDVTREQMATIAQVSPEHFSRAFRRHTSQTFSDYLALLRIRASQNRLLYDMPKLEKLAQEVGYKEGAYLSRKFKQLVGLSPTAYHQKKKRVVALNSNHTACLLALGITPELGVYSSWMESINPVNPLQKLYEFGISTSSFYNTIASTRPDLIIDYYTVKGSKELLPLAPVLGLPFMDMSWREQFRHIADVVERQQQVEEWLAHYDEQIWAFNQKLDQQLGKRGTAVLWEIGTSSAYSIHSSHGRGSQILYEDIGFRPPGSLLKHGIEQRGFVEEEIEAIADHPADHIFITGIPSNPETKKRMKRLFQSESWLKMEAIKQNRMYLIEQPDLFYGYDPLSSQAQLHELMRVLISQK; encoded by the coding sequence ATCTCATTATCTCATACATATTATTACCCTGTAAGCATAGCTAACTGGGAAGGTTCTTTACCTTGTATTGATGAAGAAATGACACGATTCCCTTGTATTCTCGTTATTATAAATGGAAGCGGTTTACTAGATCTTCAAGAACAGCAATACGAATTGTCACGTGGTTGTGTAATGCTATGGCATAATTCCCATGAATTGAAGGTGTCTACACAATTGCATACAAGTTTTAAGGGGACATTGATTAGCTACCGTTGCTTAACGTCTGATGGTATTCAACCGAATGTATTAAAGCATCCTGAACCTCTTCGGAACTGTTCTTTGAACATATTAAGTCTGACGGCCGAGCTAGAAAGGGCTTCGAAACAACTAAGTGAACGTAAACCGTTTCAATTTCAACAATTATTCGTTGAGCTATTAGCGGTGCTATATGATGAACTAGAGGGACAACAACAGAAAAATAACGCGTGGATGGAACAAGTTCTTCATTATGTAGACACACATTTTCATGAGGATGTGACGCGTGAGCAAATGGCAACAATCGCACAAGTAAGCCCTGAACATTTCTCGCGTGCATTTCGCAGACATACTTCTCAAACCTTCAGTGATTACCTTGCCTTGCTACGGATTCGTGCATCTCAGAATAGGCTGCTATACGATATGCCAAAACTAGAGAAATTGGCACAGGAAGTGGGCTATAAAGAAGGTGCTTATTTAAGTCGGAAATTTAAGCAATTGGTCGGTTTATCACCTACCGCCTATCATCAAAAGAAAAAACGTGTAGTTGCTCTTAATAGTAACCATACTGCATGCTTACTGGCATTAGGTATCACGCCAGAGCTAGGCGTATATTCCTCCTGGATGGAAAGTATAAATCCAGTGAATCCCTTGCAAAAACTCTATGAATTTGGAATAAGTACATCCTCTTTTTATAACACCATTGCTTCCACTCGGCCTGATTTAATCATTGATTATTATACTGTGAAGGGGAGCAAAGAACTTCTACCGCTGGCTCCCGTGCTTGGCCTTCCTTTTATGGACATGAGCTGGAGAGAGCAATTTCGCCACATTGCTGACGTTGTAGAAAGACAACAGCAGGTAGAGGAATGGCTCGCACATTACGATGAACAAATATGGGCCTTTAATCAGAAACTGGACCAGCAGCTTGGAAAACGGGGAACGGCAGTATTGTGGGAAATCGGTACAAGTTCTGCTTACAGCATTCATAGTAGCCATGGAAGAGGAAGCCAAATCTTGTATGAAGATATCGGCTTTCGTCCTCCAGGCTCTTTGCTTAAGCATGGTATTGAACAACGGGGGTTTGTAGAGGAAGAGATTGAAGCTATTGCAGACCACCCAGCTGACCATATCTTTATTACTGGGATACCTTCAAATCCAGAGACAAAGAAACGAATGAAGCGCTTATTTCAGTCAGAGTCTTGGCTGAAGATGGAGGCAATCAAACAAAATCGGATGTACTTAATTGAACAGCCAGATTTGTTTTATGGCTATGACCCGCTGTCCTCCCAAGCTCAGTTGCATGAGCTTATGAGGGTGCTAATATCACAAAAATGA